In Uranotaenia lowii strain MFRU-FL chromosome 2, ASM2978415v1, whole genome shotgun sequence, one genomic interval encodes:
- the LOC129748241 gene encoding YEATS domain-containing protein 4 — MNISTDFGPDSGGRVKGLTIVKPLVYGNVARSFGKKREEDGHTHQWTVYVKPYHNEDMSTYVKKIHFKLHESYANPNRVVTKPPFEVTETGWGEFEIVIKIHFHDPTERPVTMYHILKLFQSPVLEGEVSTQLEGKKGLVSEQYEEIVFQEPTQLMQQLLTNVQPVTSGLWKHDTDFEERKVQSLENIIETKGKVKAEITINKEKLKLARETIAKFKAEIAKIQGQQPAA, encoded by the exons atgaatatatcAACCGATTTTGGACCGGACTCCGGTGGACGAGTAAAG GGTTTAACAATCGTAAAACCACTTGTTTATGGAAACGTAGCCCGGTCATTCGGCAAAAAGCGAGAAGAGGACGGCCACACGCACCAGTGGACCGTGTACGTGAAACCGTACCACAACGAGGACATGTCCACCTACGTAAAGAAGATCCACTTCAAACTGCACGAAAGCTATGCCAATCCGAACCGAGTGGTCACCAAACCGCCCTTCGAAGTGACCGAAACCGGCTGGGGTGAGTTTGAGATTGTGATAAAAATCCACTTCCACGATCCCACCGAACGTCCCGTCACCATGTACCACATCCTGAAGCTGTTCCAATCACCGGTGCTGGAAGGAGAAGTCTCAACCCAGCTGGAGGGTAAGAAGGGATTGGTTTCGGAACAGTATGAAGAAATCGTGTTCCAGGAACCGACTCAGCTGATGCAGCAACTGCTTACCAATGTACAACCGGTTACCAGCGGACTGTGGAAGCATGATACAGATT TCGAGGAACGGAAGGTTCAGTCGCTGGAGAACATCATTGAAACCAAAGGAAAGGTGAAGGCAGAAATAACGATAAACAAGGAGAAGCTAAAATTGGCGAGGGAAACAATCGCTAAGTT